The following DNA comes from Musa acuminata AAA Group cultivar baxijiao chromosome BXJ1-4, Cavendish_Baxijiao_AAA, whole genome shotgun sequence.
CATCGATGTCAATTTTCCAAGGTTCTGCTCAACCCATTCAGTAGATCCaatctataaaaaaaaacttgaattAGATGAAAAATGTGAAAATGCAGTAATGAGCACAAGGTACTACAACTCAATCattttagaagaaaattttgatcttGGACCTCAAACTAACTTGAAACATCTCAACAAAAAACATGCAGGAAGAGATGTTGTACGGTATAAAGCACAGGTGCTTTCAGTTGTAGATTAGCTTACTTGCACAAGAAGcatcatatgcatatatatgataGTGACCACAACTGCATCTTGTTCAGTGCATATCTATAAGTTCTTTTTTAGAATTTTTAGCCCTATTTGCATGATCTATCATGTAACCACACATAAGTTGGGTACGGGCATTCAATCCTTAGTTTGAGAGAAGTTATCACCTCGTAATTGTCACAAATGAAGCATTCACGCACTAATTGCTttgagctccatttgcatgatatATCATGCAATTGCATTGCATGATCTATCATCTAACTTTGAGAGAATATATGGCCTCATAATCAGGGTTTGCTATACCAACACATGCCACCCGATATCGGCAGTATGTACCGAGCTGACAAGGGACCGGTACGTGGACCACCATATACCGGGTGTTACTGTTACATGAACCCGTATCAGATGATACGAGGCTTGCACAGGTCAGTAATGATCGGATTTCAACCGTTATCGACCAAAGGCTAAGATTGTCCTATTTCAAACGATTAATTTGATCGTTTGAACCATAGGAAAAAAATTTTAAACCCTTTCATcccccctctttcaactcattccactctctcaatctcttcaactCTCAAACTCTTTCTCACTCGCATCTCTCTCacattctcacattttcactctcctaaactcaacaaagctgcGATTtgtagattggatcaaatttgggaGACTAttttgggaggattaagaggaagaacactctaaTCAAGAGATAATACAATATGTATTATCTTTCtggatatttattaatttataagaTGATTAAGCATATTCTATGTAGTTAATGACTTAAtatctaatatgttgtttgatatgtttttgatagtataataatattaattatggAGTAATTAAGGCCATTAATGTTAttattagtgtgtttaatattgattttttgaaattagacacttaatgggtcaaatctttatatttcatgcatattaaagtgATTTATACGTTTGTGATGatataataggtttaattaggttttaattaagttttttaatgctataattagttattttaatgatgatttaatccaaggtatgcaataccataccgtaccggtgtttcgaggttagctcggtatggtacggtaccggtgtaccgagcggtacaccctgatgtaccaaattattttataatttttatactatagcagtgctacagtgtaatactgtagcactgtagcggtaccgggcggtccgcgtaccggtatgtcgttgaaccggtacgtaccgtccggtaccattcggtactgcatacttTGATTTAATCAAAGTTTGACCAATATTGGGTCAATTCAAAgtctttaatatctattaggaTATTTAACATGTTTATAGCGATGAAAGATATCTAATTAGagattaattaactatgttaatgttgtgattagtatatttaattaCGATAATATGAAATTTTGACCCATATTGGGTCAATTAGATGTCTTTAATGTCTATTaaagtgtttaacatatttatAGTGATAAAAGAGGAATAATTAaaggtaattaactatgttaatgatATGATTAGTGAATTTAATGATAATTTCATCGTAATTTGACCTATATTGGATCAAATATACCTATTTAATACTTCTTAGGGTGTTTGGCATATTTATAGTGATAAAATAGAGATAATTAgagtttaataaaaaatttattattgtaattagtgtatttaatgataAATTTAATGATATTGAGTCAATTCTACGTATTTAATGTCGAATATATtgattgacatatttatagtgacAAAGTAGGGATCATTACGTATAATCACATCTTGTTATTTTAAATTAGGGTTAATCGCAACTTTCTTATTTAATtcaaatttgataggaacatgcaCATGATGACGCTTGGGATCATGCCCAAAAGATAGACAGGAACCGTCATCATTAGCAATAACTACATCAACAAGGGTAAAGGAATCACCTCAATGAAGATGCATTTGGCCGATGGGTATCTCGATGTTGTAAAATACAAGAAGGTTCCGACAGAGGTCCATAAATCATTTCAAGAAAAGTTACAACAGGCAAGAGAAGATACAATGAACAAGAAGATGAGCTAAGAAAGAATACTACAGGGCTACGCAGGAACCGATTTATGACCTGACTCACAAAGGGAGTATGGCAATTGCAGTGGGTCGACGCCACAAGGAATCCAGAGGTCGACCAATATGAGGTAGCCAACTACCCCTATCAGTTAAGCCGGATTGGTAGCATGAGACAGGGTGGCACCCGTAGTTTTATGAAAGGACTTGGTAGGAGGTTAGCAccatatattattgatattaatCCGCAAGCCTATCCTCTACAAACAACGAAGCAAACACAGATTGACGatgcatataaaaaaataaaaagtaagatACTGGGAAGGCAAttgcaaaatggttcaactttcgTATGATTCCAACAAACACAACCCAAGGTCTATATTATCAAAGCATGATCTCCTCTGTTCAAAAGTTTAGCAcaaggatccaacctccaacaccgaaaAAGATCCACGGCATGTATTTAGATGAGGAGATGACAAAACTAAAGAATCGGATCACATCCTTCAAAAGCAAGTAGGACAAATATGGGGTGACATCAATGTGTGACAATTGGACAAgaacaacaagaatgagtatcatcaattttcttgtatATTTCAATAAATGAGTGATTTTTTATAAGTCAATTAATGCTTCTAACAAAATTCAAGATACAAACTATATTGAAAACCTAATAGATACCGTAATAGAAGAAATTGGACCACAATACATTATCCAAATAGTCACCAATGATAGAGCAAATTTCAAGAAAGTCGATTTATAATCGAAAAAAAAacattgttttggactccatgtgcaactCATTATATggatctaatgctgaaggatattggtgagctaCCATCAATTAGCAAGTGTGTAACTCAAGCACAGTTGAtcataaagtttatatataatcatcgttAGACCCACTCTTTGATGCAAAAGTATCTAAATGGTGAGATACTCATATCTAGAGTCATTCGGTTTGCTATAAATTTTATTGCCTTAAAGTCAATACAGTATAAGAGACAGGGCCTCAAGGCAATGATCACTTCACAGGAATGGTCCAATTCCGGGTATTCAAAATCGAGCgatggaaaaaagataaaaaagacttTTTTCTTCTAGATTTTAGGATACggtaaatgaaatcataatatgAGTGAAATCATCTTACGTTATGCTCCGTAaagtcgatatggacaagcgcCTCCAAATGTCTTATCTTAAACATATGTTGATTATAGCAAAGAAGAGGTCAAGAAAGCATTTAAAGATGATTTTGAGATCGAGCAATACTTACAGAACATAGATCGCAAGATTAAAGTTCATATGGACCAAGATATCCATAATATAGATAAATTCATGTTCAgtgtaatttaattcataatttttttaatatttaaaacattcttactaacaaaattatttgtCTTATAGCATATTATCTAAATCCAAGCACTCAATTTCGGTATAGTCTTAAAACGCGATCAGATTTATTGTTGACACTaaaaaatgttatatatcgactcttgtCGAACACTACCGATGTAGTTGATAGAGGGTCAATTATTCCGAAAAATAATTCGTCCATTCTCCAACGTTGTAGGTGTATTATGTCGTTACAATATAGCTCTTAGTGAGAAAAAAATACACACATgttgattataaactatatttgatattaattatttactATGCTATTAaagtcttatttatatctttttgcaatcgagtggtggctacaatttggagaTGATGCACtaaatttaaggaaggttgtcgtCCATGTACTTTTGTAGACGACAACATCTAATGATTGCAAACATAATTGGTCAACGTTTACATTGATTCACACGAAGGTCCGCAACAGACTTTCGTATAAACagttagagaaactagtatatgtccactATAACATGTGGCTAAGGATGCGGTGTGCTAAGCCAGACAAGGAGTCAGAGGAAACAGAGATTGATCCCATCGACCTCCAATTCTATAACGAAGATTTGGAGCCAATGTTGGAGTGGGTCGAAGCAGCAaaaaaccaagaggatcctctatttGATGAGGAAGGAGATCCTCCACATCCTTTGTGTTATATCATCAAAgcaatagaagaagagaaagcACATCCCTAGTAGGAGGAAGATCTCCCTCGATCAGAATGTAACAAAAGGAGCCGAACAACATTGAGTCAGAGTACTCAAGGAACTAGAGACACCCAACTATCACAGTCGTCCGCCCAGCGTGAATAggtaaaggcaaaggggaaggtagTAGCATCGATCGCACAGTTGAAAAAAATTGAGTCGGGCGATAAGACACCTCACCAATCACATTCAACCACCCGCTTGGTCTAGAGACATGACAACGATATAGACAACAGTGCCTCAATCAATGATGGCGGCAACATCAGAGAGTTgatggtctcgtctacacaattTGAGGATGGTGCATGGCCCGATGAgtagtattttacacatgccacccaagattcagatcatggagctcAACGAGGTACTTGTCAAGTTTATACATGAAAGGGGAAAATAGTAGATTTTGAACATATGCAATAGAGCCTACACAACGTAGACAGAGCAAAGCGCATCACATTCACAGttgtcgtattatggagaatcttacgacCAACAACAGTACAacgatagttggtcatacttcttcgAGCAACAATACAGTGATCAATCTTATGACATAGAGTAGTAGATCAATGGCAaaagtagaagttctgacattctcCATGCTCTACACCAAAACATACCACAATCGTCCTTGCCTCAAGAGCTACCTCGAACACATGTGGTTCACGCTGATCAaactacgaccatcaccacattgatgcaataATGGCATACGATATATTAGtatactatgtcatgggatcaatttcaagattaagttcgacaaacatatcaaattgatatatagatacataaaatcgaggaccccgatccatcgCCCGTGGAATCTCATCATTCTTTTTTGTGGTAGAATCAGAgatatccatcgattgattactAAATTCATTTAAATCTTGAAGTTtaaattgtttaaaaaataatctaacaattcaaatcatttctctgtagataattcaatattaacgtaaGAACGATCTAGAAtataccacaaagctactcctcaaaactcaaaaaaatatcactattttttcctaatttaaaattttttgaaattatactaaatttatatttatttctaatttaaaaaccATAATCtaacccttttttttatttttcaagtattttggAGCTATTTTCGATAATTTTACTGTGCCATTGGCATGTCCCAATGTATCGACATATGATACATCGATACATCTCGATACATACCATACTGATAGCTGATCGATACACTGGTATAAACTAGTAAGGTAAACCTTACTCATAATTGTAACAAATGAAGCATTCAAGCTTCATTGAGAGTGACACATAGTAGCTACGTGATCTTGTCACTAAAATAGTTACATTTAAATATACCCATCAGTTATCTACAAAGCATAAAACCGTATCCTTCTTTATCCAAAATTAGGTCCAAAATTTTAGTAGCAAATAGTAAGAAAAACTAACAGATTCTCAGTCCAATAGTCATACTAACTGTAGCAAGAATGAGGTAACTCACCATTCCAAACTCCTCTGCATCCCAACTGCATAGGATTATTGTCCTTCGAGGTCTCCAGCCCGAGCGCAACAAGCTCCCATAACGGCGAGCAACATCAAGAAGTGCAGCTGTTCCACTATTGGGGTCCACAGCACCAAATGTCCATGCATCTCTGTGGTTGCCAAGGATAACATAACGATCTGGCTCCTCACTTCCCCTTATGACACCGAAAACATTCTGAATCTTTGCCAACTTCTTATCTTCCTTGACAACCATAAAGGGATAAAAAGGTAGTGCAAATTAAACACATAGAACTAAAGGATCATTTCCATATGCAAACAGTTAAAAATTGAATTGTATAAGAGCAAACAAGAGAATGCTCTCATAACAAGGAAAACCTGTAGATAAAAGTAAGGCATGCTTCCACAAGAAAGGTTCCACGTCAGAATAACAACAGATCAGGCAAAATAAATTTTACCGCAGAGAAACATAACTAGAAAACAGGAGATCATGAAAGACAAAGTTGTAGCATTTGCAACACACACAAGTCAACAAAGGTTCAGAAGCTGCAATTCAAAGAAAACATTAGACACGTGGGGTCACATATAATGTACCCACTAAAGTACAATGCTAAGATACATTATAGATGATAAAGACAGGTCGTTCATTCATTGATACTAGTATCTTACATGTGTTTTGGCTGAATAAGACACATGAAGCCACCTCAAACAAGACATTTAATTGTTTGAATGCACCTCTAAGATGGGACCATGTCATCCTGGTTGGACCCTGTGCCCCAGTAAGCTAAGGTTCCAACTCGTCATAAAATTTGAAGATTTCTGCAACATAAATACATCATATACCAACACAATGGACAGTTTTGATGGACCATCTGGTAAAGTAGAACATCATAAACTGGAAAGAAGAATATGTTGATCTTATCACTGCATCATTTGGACATCTTCATATGGAATATGGGACCACAAGAAAGGGGTATCTAACCATTAGCTACTGCGATAGCTACTGCAAAACAATCAAGTGAGATGATGGAAACATCATACCAATCCACGTATTTGTGACAAGGACAAGCATTGATACTCATACAACTCGGTATACTTAGATTGTGTTGACCTGATACACGACAGAATTAGTACAAACAACACCTTTTCAGACctattagccattgatttctcaagGCGTTGGACCGCATACATCAGCCAAAGATTGCATATGGTTCGGAGGAGTCAGAAGGGACGTCATCAGTAAGAGAATTCAGCTAACTAAAAAAGGAAACCGACGGCTGATACGTGTGGGAAAAGGAACGACCATCTACAGCCGTCAAACTGTGGCAGATTAAAACCATGGACGGCCGAGATTACCTGATAGGTGAGGTTGACCAACGTGGGGCCCGGTCCGACGCCGCCGTCCTCCGCCAAAGGCAACGCGTCTCTCCAAGCGCGAGGCATCTGGGGCCCACCCAGGGTCCTCAAAATCTCCATCGCCACAGCCTCCGCCACCGGCAACGACGGAATCTTGGGGAACCTCCGCCTCACCTCCTCCTCGTCGGCGTCAAGCCTCTCGCCCCCACCGTCGTCCGGCGCAGCGGCGGCGGAAGGAGCCGCCCACCCGGGGGTCAGCGGATCGCCGACCCCGCCGAGCAACACGGTCCCCCTCTCGACTCCACCGCGGTCGGCCGCCTTAAACATCAGCACAGCCACCGCGCCTCTCGCCGCGGCCCTCACAACCACCGCACCCCGGTACCCGCCGCCGCGTCGCACGATCACGACGCAGCCCTTGACGTCGACACCAAGCCGGTCGAGCGCCCGGTAGTCCTCCTCCCGGCCATAATTGATGAACACCCCGGGGGCCATGGCGGCGCCTGAGGGGGAGTAGGCGTGGTACGGCGGCACGGCGGCGGCCTCGGGGTCTGCGGGCTCAGCAAGGGGAAGTGGCCTCAGGAGGGCGCCGTCAGGGCGGAGGAGGGCGAGGGAGGCGGAGGCGGGGTAGGAGAGGAGCGGGTAGTAGTCGGCCACGAGGGTCCGGAGGCCGGCGGAGCGGAGGTGGGCGAGGACGTAGGAGGCGGCGTGGGCCGCGGAAGGGGTGCCGGCTAGGTGGGGGCGGAGGGTGAGGGTGCGGAGGTGGGCTGCGATGCTAGCATTGGCgccgggggagagggagaggaagaggcgGTGAGGATCGCTGAGGGAGTCCGCGGGGGCATTGCGGGAAGAAggcggaggagaaggaagaggggaGGGTTTCTTCCGGGAAGGGGTAAGGGAGAGGtataagagaaagaagaagaga
Coding sequences within:
- the LOC103983316 gene encoding probable glutamate carboxypeptidase VP8 isoform X2; the encoded protein is MRPPLPPKHPHAHRAVLSFLSLVLLFFFLLYLSLTPSRKKPSPLPSPPPSSRNAPADSLSDPHRLFLSLSPGANASIAAHLRTLTLRPHLAGTPSAAHAASYVLAHLRSAGLRTLVADYYPLLSYPASASLALLRPDGALLRPLPLAEPADPEAAAVPPYHAYSPSGAAMAPGVFINYGREEDYRALDRLGVDVKGCVVIVRRGGGYRGAVVVRAAARGAVAVLMFKAADRGGVERGTVLLGGVGDPLTPGWAAPSAAAAPDDGGGERLDADEEEVRRRFPKIPSLPVAEAVAMEILRTLGGPQMPRAWRDALPLAEDGGVGPGPTLVNLTYQEDKKLAKIQNVFGVIRGSEEPDRYVILGNHRDAWTFGAVDPNSGTAALLDVARRYGSLLRSGWRPRRTIILCSWDAEEFGMIGSTEWVEQNLGKLTSMAVTYLNVDCAVQGDGFFAGATPQLDKLLVQVTKQIQDPDLEGRTVYDSWAANNEGISIERLARADSDFSAFLHHAGIPSVDLYYGEAFGGYHTAFDSYKWMIEHGDPSFHRHVAIAELWGLLGLRLADDPVLPFDYLSYSTQLHDYATTLITFLDGGISVHPLNASVDELSAAIREALEEGKKLQEVETSEEFAALRIRAFNDRLMLAERGFLEAEGLRRKQWFKHMVYSPPEDSESKMPFFPGIADAISPARKHAGKGTQLGVQHEIWRVARAIRRVAATLRGELI
- the LOC103983316 gene encoding probable glutamate carboxypeptidase VP8 isoform X1, with amino-acid sequence MRPPLPPKHPHAHRAVLSFLSLVLLFFFLLYLSLTPSRKKPSPLPSPPPSSRNAPADSLSDPHRLFLSLSPGANASIAAHLRTLTLRPHLAGTPSAAHAASYVLAHLRSAGLRTLVADYYPLLSYPASASLALLRPDGALLRPLPLAEPADPEAAAVPPYHAYSPSGAAMAPGVFINYGREEDYRALDRLGVDVKGCVVIVRRGGGYRGAVVVRAAARGAVAVLMFKAADRGGVERGTVLLGGVGDPLTPGWAAPSAAAAPDDGGGERLDADEEEVRRRFPKIPSLPVAEAVAMEILRTLGGPQMPRAWRDALPLAEDGGVGPGPTLVNLTYQEDKKLAKIQNVFGVIRGSEEPDRYVILGNHRDAWTFGAVDPNSGTAALLDVARRYGSLLRSGWRPRRTIILCSWDAEEFGMIGSTEWVEQNLGKLTSMAVTYLNVDCAVQGDGFFAGATPQLDKLLVQVTKQIQDPDLEGRTVYDSWAANNEGISKIERLARADSDFSAFLHHAGIPSVDLYYGEAFGGYHTAFDSYKWMIEHGDPSFHRHVAIAELWGLLGLRLADDPVLPFDYLSYSTQLHDYATTLITFLDGGISVHPLNASVDELSAAIREALEEGKKLQEVETSEEFAALRIRAFNDRLMLAERGFLEAEGLRRKQWFKHMVYSPPEDSESKMPFFPGIADAISPARKHAGKGTQLGVQHEIWRVARAIRRVAATLRGELI
- the LOC103983316 gene encoding probable glutamate carboxypeptidase VP8 isoform X3; amino-acid sequence: MRPPLPPKHPHAHRAVLSFLSLVLLFFFLLYLSLTPSRKKPSPLPSPPPSSRNAPADSLSDPHRLFLSLSPGANASIAAHLRTLTLRPHLAGTPSAAHAASYVLAHLRSAGLRTLVADYYPLLSYPASASLALLRPDGALLRPLPLAEPADPEAAAVPPYHAYSPSGAAMAPGVFINYGREEDYRALDRLGVDVKGCVVIVRRGGGYRGAVVVRAAARGAVAVLMFKAADRGGVERGTVLLGGVGDPLTPGWAAPSAAAAPDDGGGERLDADEEEVRRRFPKIPSLPVAEAVAMEILRTLGGPQMPRAWRDALPLAEDGGVGPGPTLVNLTYQEDKKLAKIQNVFGVIRGSEEPDRYVILGNHRDAWTFGAVDPNSGTAALLDVARRYGSLLRSGWRPRRTIILCSWDAEEFGMIGSTEWVEQNLGKLTSMAVTYLNVDCAVQGDGFFAGATPQLDKLLVQVTKQIQDPDLEGRTVYDSWAANNEGISKIERLARADSDFSAFLHHAGIPSVDLYYGEAFGGYHTAFDSYKWMIEHGDPSFHRHVAIAELWGLLGLRLADDPVLPFDYLSYSTQLHDGMRESQLIDGEFLSRTKIVCVPYSMQKMCRGVQKMCQVSFRLLWAKEVGKMFKYSNSI